GCTCGATCATCGGCGCAGGTGCGGTGGTCACCGAGGGGAAAGTCGTCCCGCCGGGTTCGGTGGTGCTCGGCGTCCCGGGCAAGATCGTCAGGCAGGTCGACGAGGCCGGGCGCGAAGGGATCAGGGAGAACGCCCGGGTCTATATGGAGATGGCCGGGAGGTATCGGCGTGGCTGAGGTGGTCGTCGTCGGCGGCGGGATCGCCGGCATCCAGGCGGCGCTCGACATCGCGCAGCACGGGGTTGCCGTCCACCTCGTCGAGCGGGAACCGACGATCGGCGGGCACATGGCGATGCTCGACAAGACCTTCCCGACAAACGACTGCTCGATGTGCATCCTCTCCCCGAAGATGGTCGAGGTGGAGCGCCACCCCCTGATCACCGTCCACACCTGCACCGAGGTGACCGGGGTCGAGGGCGAGGTCGGCGACTTCACGGTCAGGATGCGCCGCCACCCCCGCTACGTGGACGATGAGCGGTGCAACGGCTGCGGCGACTGCACCGAGGTCTGCCCGGTCGAGGTCTACAACCGTTTCGACGCCGGGATCGGGGTGAGAAAGGCGATCTATCGCCCGATGCCCCAGTCAGTCCCGAACGTCACGATCCGGGACGCCGAGCACTGCATCGACTGCGGGCTCTGCTACGAGGCCTGCGGCCGCGAGGCCGTCCTCCACGACGACGAGGACCGGGAAGAAGAATTCAGCGTGAAGGCGGCGAGCCTCGTGATCACCACCGGCTACGGCACCTTCGACCCGCGAAAGAAGGGAAACCTCAGGTACCTCAGCATCCCCGACGTGATCACCAGCCTGGAGTTCGAGCGGATGATCAATGCGAGCGGCCCGACGGGCGGGGAGATGAGGCGCCTCTCCGACGGCACCCTCCCGGAAAGCGTCGTATTTCTCCAGTGCGTCGGCTCGCGGGACATGCAGGTCGACCGGCCGTACTGCTCCTGCGTCTGCTGCATGGCGGCGGTGAAAAACGCGATCCTGATCAGGGAGCACCACCCCGAGATCGCCGTGACGGTGCTGTACATCGACCTCAGGGCCTACGGCAAGGGCTACGAGGAGTATTTCAACCGCGCCGGGGATATGGGCGTCCGCTTCCTGCGCGGGCTGCCCGGCGAGATCGCGCAGAAGAACGGCGGCATCGAGCTGCAGGTCGAGAACTCTGAGACCGGCGAGGTGGAGACCCTCCACCCTGGCCTCGTCGTCCTCTCGGTCGGGATGCAGCCTCCGGCA
Above is a window of Methanofollis tationis DNA encoding:
- a CDS encoding FAD-dependent oxidoreductase translates to MAEVVVVGGGIAGIQAALDIAQHGVAVHLVEREPTIGGHMAMLDKTFPTNDCSMCILSPKMVEVERHPLITVHTCTEVTGVEGEVGDFTVRMRRHPRYVDDERCNGCGDCTEVCPVEVYNRFDAGIGVRKAIYRPMPQSVPNVTIRDAEHCIDCGLCYEACGREAVLHDDEDREEEFSVKAASLVITTGYGTFDPRKKGNLRYLSIPDVITSLEFERMINASGPTGGEMRRLSDGTLPESVVFLQCVGSRDMQVDRPYCSCVCCMAAVKNAILIREHHPEIAVTVLYIDLRAYGKGYEEYFNRAGDMGVRFLRGLPGEIAQKNGGIELQVENSETGEVETLHPGLVVLSVGMQPPAGMEALAERLGITLEKTGFVQTQDEKMNTVATIRPGIYVAGTAVAPKDIPDSVAMGGAAAMRAYTDALRAGP